In uncultured Desulfuromonas sp., the genomic stretch CGCCATTGAACAGAATCATGATGATCAAGGGGTGATCTTTCCGATGCCCATCGCGCCGTTTCAGGTGATTATCACGTTGCTCAACCCTAAAGATGAGCAGGTGATGCAGGCGGGCAGCGAACTGTACCAACAGTTGATGGACGCCGGGGTTGAAGTGTTGCTTGATGACCGTGACGAACGGCCTGGTAGTAAGTTCAAAGATGCCGAACTGATCGGTATTCCGATTCGGGTGACGGTGGGTAATCGTGCGCTCAAAGAAGGCGCTTTTGAAGTGCAAAAGCGCCTGGAAGGTGAACGGATGATGATGCCGGTTGCAGAAACGCTGTCCTGGTTGGTCGACGAAGTCAAACGTCAACTCATGGAGTAGGCCATGTATCGTGTGACACTGGATGATAGTGGCAGGGTTAATTTGCCGCATCGTGTTCTTTCATCAATGAAGGGGCGTGACCTTCAGGTCGTTTCCTCCTCTGCTCAGCATATTCTGCTGGCGGTCGAAGGGGAACGCGTTCCCTGCATGTCCGCGGTTCTTGGTTCGGTGGCCATTGCCGACGTTTTGTCCTTTTTTAATATGTTTCGTCAGACCGGGATCCTCTATCTGGATATCCCTGATGGTACCCGCCAGGTGTTTTTTCAGGATGGTGAAATTATTTTTGCCACCAGCCAGCGCGTTGAGGAAAACCTTGGCGAGATTTTATGTGAAACTGGCAAGTTGGAACGCAGTCAGCTCAGTCAGGCACGCTCTGAACGCGGTCCTGGAGATTCTCTAAGCAAACTTTTGGTGAAAAAAAATCTGGTTGCTGCGCGCGATTTATGGTTGGCCACCCGGCAGCAGGTGGAGACGATTGTCTACAATCTATTCTCATGCGAAGAGGGGAGCTGCTATTTCGCTGCCGGTGATCTCAAGCGCGATGATATTGTCAAGTTGTCCATGAGTACCCAGAATCTGATCATGGAGGGCTTGCGCCGTGTTGATGAAAAGGCGCTTTATCTGCGCCGGCTGCGCTCGCTGGAATCGATGCTCGAATATACCGGAAAAGATCCCGAGGAGCTGTCGGATGAGGAAAGGCATATCCTTGGTCTGACCTATTCGTCTCCCGGCCAGGTCAGCCAGTTGATGTCGCGTAGCGGTTTGCCGGAATTTGATGCCCTGCGGGTTTTGCACCAATTGGTTGAAAAACGATTTCTTAAGGTCGGCGAGATCAAACCCGAACCGGTCAGTGAGGCATTTGCCGAACTGTTTGAGGTGTTTAATGGCGTTTTGTGTCTGCTGCGTGATTGCGTTGATGCGCAGAGTCATGGACTGATTGAGGATGCCAATCGCTTTATGCGTGAGGCGCCACACCCGATGAATTATGTGTTCCGGGGGGTGCGCCTGAACCCGGACGGTTCTGTGACTGGGGGGCAATTGGTTAAGAACCTTACCGGACTTGAAGAGGGCGACCAGAAGAAGCTGCTGGTCGACAGCTTGAAAGAGCTGGTTTATGCCGAGTGTCTGTCCGTGCGTCAAGTGCTTGGCACGCAGGGAAGCAGTGATGTTATTCGACGTGTTCAGGAGATTGTCGCCCGAACCCGCAAGCTGGTTGAATAGGAAGGGGACTTGATGAAGGATCGGTTGATTTTTGCGCTGGATGTCGACAGTTATGATGAAGCTCGACAGTGGGTACGCATTCTCGCTGACGAGGTAGGAATGTTCAAGGTTGGCAAGCAGTTGTTTACCCGGTGTGGTCCCCAGATTGTGGATATGATTCGTCAGGCCGGCGGTGGGGTTTTTCTGGATCTGAAATATCATGACATACCTAATACCGTAGCCAAGGCCGGTATTGAAGCGGCACGTATGGGTGTGCAGATGTTTAATGTTCATGCTCTGGGTGGCGGCAAGATGATGCGCACGATGATTAAAGAAGTTCAGCAGGCCGCCGTCAATGAAGGATTTCCTGTGCCGATTGTGTTGGCGGTGACTATTTTGACCTCTTCGTCGGAAGATGATTTGCGTCAGGTGGGGATCGACCTTCCTGTGACACAGATGGTGCCTCGGCTGGCATCATTAGCTAAGGCGAGTGGCTTGCACGGTGTGGTGGCTTCCGCTCAGGAGTTGCCGCTGATTCGTCAGGCTTGCGGAGATGATTTTGTTGTCGTGACTCCTGGCGTGCGTCCGGCAACGGCGGCACGTGATGATCAACAGCGAGTGATGACACCGGGTGAGGCGATTGCCGCCGGTTCGGACTACCTGGTTGTCGGTCGGCCGATTTCCAAAGCGGATGATCCGATTCTTGCGGCACGGTCTATTGTCGCGGAGATGGCCGAGGGCGTCGCGTGAGCCAATATCTGTTCGGACTTAACGCCGTTGCTGAGGCTCTGGGGCAGGGGAGAGAGGTTATTGCGCTTTAC encodes the following:
- a CDS encoding DUF4388 domain-containing protein, yielding MYRVTLDDSGRVNLPHRVLSSMKGRDLQVVSSSAQHILLAVEGERVPCMSAVLGSVAIADVLSFFNMFRQTGILYLDIPDGTRQVFFQDGEIIFATSQRVEENLGEILCETGKLERSQLSQARSERGPGDSLSKLLVKKNLVAARDLWLATRQQVETIVYNLFSCEEGSCYFAAGDLKRDDIVKLSMSTQNLIMEGLRRVDEKALYLRRLRSLESMLEYTGKDPEELSDEERHILGLTYSSPGQVSQLMSRSGLPEFDALRVLHQLVEKRFLKVGEIKPEPVSEAFAELFEVFNGVLCLLRDCVDAQSHGLIEDANRFMREAPHPMNYVFRGVRLNPDGSVTGGQLVKNLTGLEEGDQKKLLVDSLKELVYAECLSVRQVLGTQGSSDVIRRVQEIVARTRKLVE
- the pyrF gene encoding orotidine-5'-phosphate decarboxylase, coding for MKDRLIFALDVDSYDEARQWVRILADEVGMFKVGKQLFTRCGPQIVDMIRQAGGGVFLDLKYHDIPNTVAKAGIEAARMGVQMFNVHALGGGKMMRTMIKEVQQAAVNEGFPVPIVLAVTILTSSSEDDLRQVGIDLPVTQMVPRLASLAKASGLHGVVASAQELPLIRQACGDDFVVVTPGVRPATAARDDQQRVMTPGEAIAAGSDYLVVGRPISKADDPILAARSIVAEMAEGVA